The genomic segment GGGGGCCAAGGCTAAGGGATAATTCACCTCTGAGATTAACACTGCAACATGGTACGTTGGCGGAACGCACTGGCCGGCAACCGCACGCCGGCCTGTTCCAGACGGTCCATAAAAGTCGGGCGGATGCCGGTGGCTTCAAATCGCCCCACGGCGCGTCCGGCTTCGTCAATGCCGTCCTGACAATACAAGTAAATGTCTTGCATCACAACGGTTTCCTGTTCCATGCCGTTGATTTCGGTAATGTGCGTGATTTTGCGCGTGCCCCCTTGCAGACGATTGGCTTGAATAATCAAGTCTACGGAGCTGGCAATTTGTTGCCGCAAAGCCTTCAGCGGCAGTTCAAAGCCGGCCATCGTGATCATCGTTTCGATACGGGAAATGGCGTCGCGCGGCGAATTCGCGTGCAGCGTGGTCATCGAACCTTCGTGACCGGTGTTCATGGCTTGCAGCATGTCGAGCGTTTCAGCGCCGCGGCACTCGCCGATGATGACCCGCTCCGGCCGCATACGCAGGGCGTTTTTCACCAAATCGGTGGCGGTGATGGCGCCTTTGCCTTCGATGTTGGGCGGTCGAGTTTCCAACCGCACCACATGCTCCTGCTGGAGCTGCAATTCGGCGGCGTCTTCGATGGTCACGATGCGTTCGTGACCGGGTATGAAGCTGGACAAAGTATTCAGCAGCGTCGTTTTACCTGAACCGGTGCCCCCGGAAATAATGATATTCAGGCGGGCCTTGATGGCGCCTTCCAGCAGCATCACCATTTCCGGCGTGAAAGCTTTGTAATTGAGCAGGTCTTCCAATTTGAGGGGGTTGGCGCCAAACCGACGAATAGAAACCGCCGCACCGTCGAGCGCCAGGGGCGGGATGATCGCGTTAACGCGGCTGCCATCAGGCAGGCGGGCATCGACCATGGGACAAACTTCATCCACGCGCCGTCCTACGCGCGACACAATTCGGTCAATGATTTGCAAGAGGTGGGAATTGTCGCGGAACTGCACGCTGGTTTTTTCCAACTTACCCCGACGTTCCACGTAAATGTGCTTGGGACCATTGATCAAAATATCGCTAATCGTGGTATCTTTTAGCAGGAACTCCAGCGGTCCGAGGCCGAACGTTTCGTCCAGGACTTCTTCGACCAGCCGATCGCGTTCACTGCGATTGAGCAGATGGTCTTCCGTGTCGCACAAGTGCTCCACGACCAGACGAATTTCGCGGCGCAACACATCGCCTTCCAAGTCTCCGACGCGGGACAAGTCGAGCTTGTCGACCAGCTTGGTGTGAATATGACGCTTCAGGGCCTCGAAATCGGAGGTCGAAGTCTTATCGCCGGGGCGAGGAGCGGTTGGCAGCGGTTTCAGTGGCGGCATGATTTTAGAGCTTCAAGGAATCGAGTCAGGGACATCGGATCTGGTACACCCCGATCAGGAGCCGTGGCGATTTCGCTATTGGCCCCGACAACCATAGCTCAAAACAAGCGGCGGAGAGGTTGCCAAGAACAATGAAATGCAGAAAAAAGTGAGTCGGGAAAGATGCCAAGAAAAAGGGAGGCGGGCATGAAGGCTCCACCGGGCGGCAGCGAGAATATCAGTGATTTGGCGTCCGCCAGGGGCCTATTTTTTTCCGCTGAACAGGCCCTTCCAGCGCGATCCTTTGCCAGGCTTGCCGCTGCCGTCCTCCGCAGCCGGTGGGCTTTCGGAGACGGCGTTGGAGGAGAAGTGGTCCGCGAGTTTGATGATCGATTGGGTGATCGCGGCCTTGGGGGCGTGCTCCAGCAACGGAACGCCGTTGTTCCGCACTTCCGACATGGTGCGATAATCGTTGGGCAATTCCCAGAAAATTTCGCGGCCAAAGGTTTCCTGGGCTTTTTTCAAGCTAATTTGAGCAGCGTCCAGTCCGACGCGGTTGATGATAATTTTGACTTTCTCTTTAAGCCCTTCGATTTCGCCGAAGGACATCATCAATCGCACTACGTTTCGCAAACAGGGCAAATCGAGCTGCGTCACCAGCAGCACGTCGGTGGCCATTTCCAAGGCCACCATATCCAGAGCGTTGTAACCCTTGGAAAGATCAATAATCAAATGGGTGAAGGTGGCTTTTAACAAGCCGATCATGCGTTGTAAATGTTCCGGGGTAACCTGCGCGGCGTCTTCCAATTGGACCGGGCGTGGCAACAAAAACAATCCGGAAGCATGCTTGGTCAAGGAGCGTTTGAGCAGCGTGAAATCGAGGCGCTCGACATTTTGGGCCACGTCGACCAAGGTATAGTCGGGAATGGTGTCGAGGAAGACGTCGGCATCGCCCAAACTTAAATCCAGATCGACCAGGCAAATCGAATTTTTCGGGTCGGCGGCCAGCGCGCATCCCAGGTTGACGGCCAGGCTGGTGGTGCCTACGCCGCCGGTAGCCCCGCAGACGGAAATCACCTGGCAGCCCCGAACTTTTCCTTCACCCTTGCCAAATTGTCGCTCGCTCAAGCGGCTTAGCGCGCCGAGCAAATCTTCGATTTTCAGCGGCTTGGGCAAAAATTCCTTTGCACCGGCGCGCATGGCGCGCAGAATCAGGCTGCCGTCGGTCGAGCCACTGATCACTAAAATACTGCACTGTGGCGAGGCGGCCGCCAGTTGCTCAACCAGCTTCAAGGCTTTATCAGGATCGGAATCCAGCGCGACGACGCCAATGTCGGGATGCGTTTGGGCAATGACATCAGCGAAGAATTCGTAGCGCGAGCACTCGGCCTCCAGCCACACCATATCGAGGCCCAGCAAGATCGATTTAAGCGATTCCCGCGACGGATCGCTGGGATCGACAATGGCTAGACGCAAAACGTTGGTCATAGTGTGAATTCGGAGACGTATTGCTCCCGCGATTCAGGCCGCGGGAGGCGATGACGAGCATCGATGTCGAACGATTGACGAATCACGCCGCAGACAACACGGCGTCATTCGCACGAATTCGACATCGGCTTTCGAACATTCGGCTGACGATGGCGCTAAAACGTGGGAAAACCAAGTGCACTGGTGCCCTTTAGTTTAATACGTCATATCCCACGGGTCCGATGAAACCGGGCGACCCGCCGGACGGATTCGTCCCATTCGTCGGGTGAGGATTTTGTGCAGCAGATGGGTTGTAGCGGATATCCGCTGCGGGCACTGGCGAAGCTACCGTTGGAGTGGCGGGATTTGGAAGTCGCGCGATACGGGAGCTGGGGTTGATGCTATTGCTAGTCGAGCTGTCGGCAGGCATTGCGTCAGATGATGTAGGCCTGGCGGGGGTGGGAGGGCCGGACGGAACTGTTTCGAACATTTCAGGCGCGCCGGGACCGGCCGGCTGAGGGCCCATCAGGGGAGCCCCTTCTGGTCCGTAGCCGGGACCTTCGCGAAAATCGCCAAATCCACAACCTGTTGTACACCCACCCCCAGGACCGCAGGGTCCTTTGGAGGGCACTTCGTCGTATCCTTTCAAATACAACTGACAGTCGTTGGGGTCATCCGTGTGCATACTGGGGAAGCAGCGAGGAACTTCGCAAGGATCCAGCGCCTGGACAATTTCCGGCGTCACAAGGAACAATAGTTCCACTTCTTCCGACGTCTGCTTGACCTGACGGAAAGCTGCGCCGATGTAGGGCATTTCTCCCAGCCAGGGTATTTCTCGCTTTTCTGCGTTGAGTTTCTTTTGCACCAATCCGGCAATCGCCAAAGTTTGGCCGGCTCTCATTTCCACGCCGGTATCGACTTGCCGCAGGGTAAAGGCTGGAGCCTCCACATTGGGAGCAATTTCGAAACTTTGAGTCGGATCCAAATCTCGCTCGATAGGCCGGACTTCCAAGCGGATGTTGCCGTTGCCCAGTACGACTGGCACAAAGTCGACCGTAATTCCTGTGTCTTTGTACGACACGCTGACGCCGTTCAACGTGGAATTCGCGGGATATGGAATTTCGCCGCCGACTTTAAATTGGGCCGGCCGTCCGCTGACCGTGACCAGCGTGGGATCGGCCAAAATTTTCAGCAGATCTTCCTTCCGCAGAGCATCCAGGAAGCCAAAAAAAGCAGTATTGTTTTTGACCAAGCCAAAGCGGACGGTGTCACCGGCACCCAGAGGGGTAGCGACCGTGCCCGCCACGCTCCCCGGCACCAGAAGGTTGCTCACGCTCGATGCCAAAAAACTACCGCTATTGATGGAAGCAAAGTCAAAGCCTAACTCTCGGGCTTTGGTGCGTGACACTTCGGCCACTTTCACGTGCAACAGAATTTGCTGCACTCCGCCCACCTGAATGTTGGGCACCACTTTGGGATAATAATCTTGGGCGATTTGAATGATTTGACTCACTTGATCTGCGCGGTCCACAAAGCCGGTCAACAGGACGCTACTGGCCATGGGGCGTACGCGCAAGTTGGCGGCGGGAAATTCTGAGCGTAGCAGCTCGGAGAGTTCGCGGGCATCACCGTACACCACGCAATCGATGGTGTAGATTTGGCCTTTATCGTTCCACAAATTGATTTGCGTGACCCCAGCTTTCTTGGCCAGCACTTGAATTTCGTTGGGGGAAAGGGCCGTCAACTCCAGGATTTCGTGATTATTGACCTGGGCTCGCGGGATATTTTGGTCCAACGTTAAAATGCGGCTGGCGTTTACTGTCATTTCCATGCGCTCCGAGGGAGCCTGGATATGGTGGATCAACTCGTTGGATACCGGCTGAGCATCGGACGGCACGGTAAGGTCCGTGGCGGTGCTGTGTGATTGTGTCGCGGTGTTTGGCACTGCACCCGGCGTCTGAATCAGCCCTGGAGTTTGGAATTCGCCCGGCGATTGAATGGGTCCGGTGGATTGAATAACCCCAGGCGTCTGAGATTGGCCAGGCGTCTGGATTGGACCCACGGTTTGAGTTTGGGTGGGCGATTGGACGGGGCCTGCGGCCGGAATCGGGGTCGTCGATGGGAGCGGCGGACTTATATCCTGGGCTGTTGTGTTGCGAGTCAGAACGCAACCAATCAAAAGCACAGCGATCGGGCGGGCGGCAGAAACCTGCCGTGTCATGTACGAGAACATCCTTGTCCTCTCTTTGCTTTCCGTAGCGGGGTGATAAGTTGCGATCTGAAATCTAGGAACTGGATCGGAGAGGAAAGCCTCGCCGAAACCTTGGGCCATACGGGCGAAGTTGGCAAACGCTGCGCGGTTGATTCCTTTCAACCGCATTCATACAAATTCGGGTTTTACAAAGTCGGGGGTGAATCAGGCGTGGCCGGGGCGGACGGCGTTACCACAGCGGCTGAGCCTGCGCCGGGGGCAGAGCCATTGCCATCAGTGCTGTTATTTTGCCAGCGGTCATCCTTCGATTTGCGGCTGAATTCGACGTGACTGATTTCGTCCCCTTTTTGCACCACCATGGTGAAGTGTTCCTCGGGGCTGGCCATCACTGCCGGCGCCGATGGCGGCACGGGATGTTGCTGTTGTTTCAACCAATCTAAAATACCGCCGCCGGATTTCACGACATCTTGGTCGTGATTTGATTTGGATTTGCCGGACAGAAGTTCACTTTCTTCGGTACCTGAAGTGTCGGCGATTTGGGCGTCATCGGGATTGCGGAGCACCAGACGTATGTGCCCTAATTCGCTGGCAAGATCGATGGTTTCCGCCTCGTCGGGCGTGACCAACAGGGACACCGTTTTGGCCGTGATCGATTCGTTTGATTTATTTCCTTCAGCGGGTTGCCACTGTTCATTGATGGCGAACACGCGAATGTTTTGCAGGATGGTTTTGGCGATTTGGTTTTGCGAATTGAGACCGTGCTTGATCGACACGACAATATCCACCCGGTCGCCCGGTTGCAGCAGGTTTCCGGCGGCACTGACGGCATCCGCCGAGACCGCGACAACTCGATAACCGTTGGGGATTTCCTCGATGCGTTTGTCGACGGCGAATTTGGCCTTGCGAATCGGCTCGCCGACCAGAATGTCTCCGCCGGCTCGCTGGCCGTCGAGTTCCTTCATGTCACGAATCGCATCGCCGGGAATTTTTTCCTTGGGCCAATCGTCAAGCTGAACGTTTTTGTCAGACAGCGGCTCGTTTACTTTAATGTCTTTATTGGCCACCAGGATTTTCTCGGTCTCGACCGCGGGCGCTGCAACCTGAACCCGGTCCGCCATCACCTGATGAATGCCAATCGCAGCAACCAGGCCGCAGGCCGAAGCCAATACCACCAAAATGATTGATTTAGGACGCATGGGTTGCTAGGCTCCCAATTTGCTTCAGTAGACCTATCGAAAACGGAGGCGAACTTGTTTTGTGAGTGTCGAACTCAAACTGCTGTTGGATTCCATTCGAGCTTCACATTTTGGATTGTTTACTGCACTCCTTCGCGCCGCATGACCGAGGTCGCCGACAATGTCGTCGAGCCTAAATACAGTGGCGTGGGCAACCAACTCACTTTGCTAAATGGAATCGAAACGGTAACGGTGACGGGATTTCCTGTGGTTTGGCTGCTGGGGGGATTCGGAGTACAAGTGATCTCGTTGCTGAGGCCGGTCGGTATTTTTGAGGCGATTAAGTAGTTGTTCACCGCGGTTTGCACGTCCGATAATTGCGAGCCATCCAACACTCCCACCCGCGCTCCTTCGCGCGCGGCGTTGGTAATGACCTGTTGGACCATTACCATCCGGCCGTATTCGACCATGCCAAACACAAGCAGGAAAAACACGGGTGCGACGATGGCGAACTCGACGGCAGCCGCCCCTCGTCGGTTTCTTCGGCAAGTTCGGCAGACCTTCTCCACTTTGAGCGAGGGAATAGACATATTTGCCTCATGTGCAAGGAACTTAGGACGCTGCCAGCGGCGATAGCACAGGAAATAATTGTTCATATCAGAAGTCCAGCCCAAAAGAAGTAAACAATCGTCCCAATGGCGATCGGTATTCCGTAAGGCAAAAGCAGCATGGAGCTTTTGCGCTGGGCGGCGATCGTGGCCAAATCGTTGGGATTACCGATCGTGACCACTTCGCCGATAATTTTGAGAAATTGATTTTGATGGTGCTTCCATTTATGTTGCAGAAGAACCATCGCCAGGGCAATCGCTCCGCCGATCAGGGCCGACACACAAAAGGCATAAAACGTAGTCGTTGCCCCCACCCAGGCTCCCACGCCTGCTAGCAGTTTTACGTCTCCGGCGCCCATGCCGCCAATCGCATAAGCCGGTAATAGCAAAGCCAGACCAACGGCCGTACCCAATAAGCTTTCTCCTATTCCAGCCCAACCTGCCGTGACCGCGCCAAAAACCCACCCGCTAAGAATCATAGGAAACGTAAGCCAATTGGGAACGCGAAGTTGCCAGCCGTCAATGACGGCGGCCACCACCAAAGTAAAGGCCACCAGCCAAGCCGGCCAATGTTCCAAGAAGTTTGCCAGAAAATGATTGTCGTGCATGGGAGGAAAGGAATCGTGTAAGGAGTTTTTAATTGGGAAAAATCTGTTTTGAGCCGGGCGTCATTTTTGAAAAATCAACGCGCTCAATTGGCGCGCGCCGTCAGGGCCAATGTGACTAAGACCGCGATCACGGTGAAAAAATAACACACCAAATTCACGGCGCCGGAACATACTTCAGCCGGAACAGCGGGATACATGGCAACTCCCTCAACGGGCAAATGAGGTTTGGCTGCACACACGCCACCAGCGGCGTTGGGCAACGCTTTCAAAACGTGAACGCCCAAATGTGACCGCGGGCGTCCTATCCAACCATACGTCAAAAAAACCACCCCGGCGCCGATTGCAATAGATTGGCTGGACGACGACCAGTGCTTGCGGACGTTCAGCGCCCAGATAAAAGAAACAATCTAGCTGCCGCTGGCCAACGAGTTGGCAATGGTCGTAAATGTCGTTTTGGCGTTCGTGCCGATGGTTCGGACAGCAGCCAGGCAAACCACCACAATCAGGGCCAGCATTACCGCATATTCCACGGCGGTGGGACCCTCTTCGGAAACGAAAAAACGACGGATTTTGGCGGCCAACAGCAACATTTCAAATCTCCTTCCACCACCTAAGATTGCATCGAACTTAGGATGCACAGCATTTCGGCTGGTCATCAATTTTGCGCCACTGTCGCCTAATAATGTTCCCAATGCACGTTGCACAACTCTACGTCAGAAACAGACACTGGCTAGAAACACAACTCGCGCCAAAAGAATTCAGTATGCATCCAGCGCGGATGAGTGCTCGCCAAAAAATGCAAGCCCAGGAGCAGTTGATCCTGGGCTTGCAAAACTTGCAATACGCAAATTTGAACGACTAACCGGGCCAACTAGCTACCGCTGGCCAGCGAGTTAGCAATCGTGGTGAACGTGGTTTTGGCATTGGTGCCAATGTTGCCGATGGCGGCCAAGCACACAATCACAATCAAGGCCAACATCACAGCATATTCCACCGCGGTGGGGCCGTCTTCAGAAGCCAAAAAGCGACGAATTTTATTTAATGTGTTCGACATTGTCCCGTCCTCATAAGGTTAAAAGAGATTAAAACTGAGAAAAAACAACTGACTAATAGAACTCTGCAAACGCAATCATCATTTCATTTACTGGTAACCGCCGAAGAGGCGACGTTTTGCGCACTGGCGTTGGCGCCAGCACAAATGGAGCCCATCGCTGCCAAGCAGACGATGGCGATCAATTCTAGCATCACCGTGCAGTGCACTGTCGTTCGGCCATTCCCATGATTGATAAAACGACGAATGGTATTCCAATAATTCGACATCAGATAATTCCTCTTTGTGAAGGAATCATGCGTTTTGAACCATCAACGCGGCCTTGCCTCGATCTGAGAGTTGCCCGCTAATTACCCCCAGGGCTTTCAGCGTGCAGGATCCCGTCGGTAGCTGTGCGATCCCGAATACACGGGACGCATCGCATTGTTCCCGGCCTTTCGGGCCGGTTTACCCTTTTCGAGGAAGCTCAAGGTCCGGTCGGACGAATTTTTGCGTATCTCACGGGGCGCCGAAAGTTCGATTTGGAAATGAGTCCGGCGTCCGGAAGCTACGCTTTTCCACGACCCGAAAGCCGTGTCACACGCCGGATAGGCTCGATTGTTCGAGTCATCTCCGCCTGTGCAATCAAACCTATGTCGGCTTTGCCAGATGTCAAATGCGGAAGTTTAAGAAATCTTCTCTGGTTCTGTCGATTTTCTTTTGCCCGGCGCGCAACCACCGTTGCTTCCGGCACTTTGCGTTACAGTTGGAACTACTCGTCCGGGAACTAAGATTTCTCTTTTCCTTGTCGATAAGCCAGCTCCACCGTACTGGAATGCGCCTCCGAAAAGCTATTCTTGTTTTGAATTTTCCTTTGCGCAAGTCGTTCTGACCGGCAACGACCGCGTAGAAAAGTGGGCGTCTTTCGTTTCCGGCACGCAAAGAAAAGTTGCTGCAGTTCCGATTGTAGATCAATTTATGCCTTTAACGCCGACGCCAGTTATAACGACATCGTGGATTCACTCCGCGTTAGATCGGTTGGCGGGAACGCCGTGCGGCTACCACTCCCAGGAGCCGTCAGCGGCTGAACCGACTGCACTGGCAGCGCTGGCGCTTTTGGGCGCGGGACGAACTGCCGATGCTCAAACTCATTTGCGATGGCTGGCGGCCGCACAAGCATCTGACGGAAGCATTGCTCCTTTTTCCGAACTAACTCAATCGGCGTGGCCGACGCCGCAGGCCATTTTCGCCGCAGCAGTGGCGGCACGAGCCGAACTTAATTTAAACGACGCTCGCCCAGACACTTCCTTGCCTGCTTCCCCTTCAAATGTTTCCCAATTGAATCATTCACCGTTCAATCTGCAGTGGGCCACACAGTGGTTGCTTTCCGCAGCGGGTAAATCCGTGGAAAACTCGCCGGATTTCGGTCACAACGGGCAATTAATCGGTTGGCCGTGGGTCATTGGAACTCATTCTTGGCAGGAGCCGACGGCCTGGTCGGTTTTGGCCCTCAAGGCCGTCGGACAGAGCGATCATCCGCGCACTCGGGAAGGGGTGCGTTTGCTGGTCGATCGCTTGCTTTCCACCGGCGGCTGCAACTACGGAAATACGATTGTACTGGGACAGCAATTACGACCGCACGTCGAACCGACAGGCCTGGCATTGTTGGCTTTGGCCGGTGAAGAAATTGACGATCTGCGCATCGAACGGTCGTTGCAATACCTACTGGAAAATCTTTCGATTGAAACCACGCCCATTTCGCTCAGCTACGGGCTGCTCGGATTAGCAGCGCACGACCGCCAACCCGCCGCCGGCAGTGACTGGATCGAATCCGCATATCACCGCACTGTCCAACGAGATGCGGCCCCGTTGGTCTTGGCTCTGTTGGTTCTGGCAGCCCAGGGCAAGGATTGCCCATTGATTAAATACACATCGGGAAAGCATACGAGCATTTGACCTTTCATTTTTTATGATAAAACCCGCTGACGAAACACAAATCGGTACAAATGTCGCCGGCGTGGCACAAGGGGGCGCTTCGCAAGCGGGGTCCGGTTTTGATCGCCGGTCGTTGCTCATCGCCACGGGCGCCGCTGTGGCGGGAGCGCTGAGCCTTCCCTTCGTGAAGCGCGTGTTCGCCCCGCGGCAACCAGTATTTGTTGCCCGCAATCAGCGCTACGACGGTCCATTGCAAAAAACCATCCAAGACGGATTGGTGGCTACCGGATTAAGTGCGCAAGAATTTCGGGGCAAGCGGGTACTGCTCAAGC from the Pirellulales bacterium genome contains:
- a CDS encoding CpaF family protein, with the protein product MPPLKPLPTAPRPGDKTSTSDFEALKRHIHTKLVDKLDLSRVGDLEGDVLRREIRLVVEHLCDTEDHLLNRSERDRLVEEVLDETFGLGPLEFLLKDTTISDILINGPKHIYVERRGKLEKTSVQFRDNSHLLQIIDRIVSRVGRRVDEVCPMVDARLPDGSRVNAIIPPLALDGAAVSIRRFGANPLKLEDLLNYKAFTPEMVMLLEGAIKARLNIIISGGTGSGKTTLLNTLSSFIPGHERIVTIEDAAELQLQQEHVVRLETRPPNIEGKGAITATDLVKNALRMRPERVIIGECRGAETLDMLQAMNTGHEGSMTTLHANSPRDAISRIETMITMAGFELPLKALRQQIASSVDLIIQANRLQGGTRKITHITEINGMEQETVVMQDIYLYCQDGIDEAGRAVGRFEATGIRPTFMDRLEQAGVRLPASAFRQRTMLQC
- a CDS encoding response regulator — its product is MTNVLRLAIVDPSDPSRESLKSILLGLDMVWLEAECSRYEFFADVIAQTHPDIGVVALDSDPDKALKLVEQLAAASPQCSILVISGSTDGSLILRAMRAGAKEFLPKPLKIEDLLGALSRLSERQFGKGEGKVRGCQVISVCGATGGVGTTSLAVNLGCALAADPKNSICLVDLDLSLGDADVFLDTIPDYTLVDVAQNVERLDFTLLKRSLTKHASGLFLLPRPVQLEDAAQVTPEHLQRMIGLLKATFTHLIIDLSKGYNALDMVALEMATDVLLVTQLDLPCLRNVVRLMMSFGEIEGLKEKVKIIINRVGLDAAQISLKKAQETFGREIFWELPNDYRTMSEVRNNGVPLLEHAPKAAITQSIIKLADHFSSNAVSESPPAAEDGSGKPGKGSRWKGLFSGKK
- a CDS encoding pilus assembly protein N-terminal domain-containing protein — translated: MPSDAQPVSNELIHHIQAPSERMEMTVNASRILTLDQNIPRAQVNNHEILELTALSPNEIQVLAKKAGVTQINLWNDKGQIYTIDCVVYGDARELSELLRSEFPAANLRVRPMASSVLLTGFVDRADQVSQIIQIAQDYYPKVVPNIQVGGVQQILLHVKVAEVSRTKARELGFDFASINSGSFLASSVSNLLVPGSVAGTVATPLGAGDTVRFGLVKNNTAFFGFLDALRKEDLLKILADPTLVTVSGRPAQFKVGGEIPYPANSTLNGVSVSYKDTGITVDFVPVVLGNGNIRLEVRPIERDLDPTQSFEIAPNVEAPAFTLRQVDTGVEMRAGQTLAIAGLVQKKLNAEKREIPWLGEMPYIGAAFRQVKQTSEEVELLFLVTPEIVQALDPCEVPRCFPSMHTDDPNDCQLYLKGYDEVPSKGPCGPGGGCTTGCGFGDFREGPGYGPEGAPLMGPQPAGPGAPEMFETVPSGPPTPARPTSSDAMPADSSTSNSINPSSRIARLPNPATPTVASPVPAADIRYNPSAAQNPHPTNGTNPSGGSPGFIGPVGYDVLN
- the cpaB gene encoding Flp pilus assembly protein CpaB, which encodes MRPKSIILVVLASACGLVAAIGIHQVMADRVQVAAPAVETEKILVANKDIKVNEPLSDKNVQLDDWPKEKIPGDAIRDMKELDGQRAGGDILVGEPIRKAKFAVDKRIEEIPNGYRVVAVSADAVSAAGNLLQPGDRVDIVVSIKHGLNSQNQIAKTILQNIRVFAINEQWQPAEGNKSNESITAKTVSLLVTPDEAETIDLASELGHIRLVLRNPDDAQIADTSGTEESELLSGKSKSNHDQDVVKSGGGILDWLKQQQHPVPPSAPAVMASPEEHFTMVVQKGDEISHVEFSRKSKDDRWQNNSTDGNGSAPGAGSAAVVTPSAPATPDSPPTL
- a CDS encoding TadE/TadG family type IV pilus assembly protein, with the translated sequence MNNYFLCYRRWQRPKFLAHEANMSIPSLKVEKVCRTCRRNRRGAAAVEFAIVAPVFFLLVFGMVEYGRMVMVQQVITNAAREGARVGVLDGSQLSDVQTAVNNYLIASKIPTGLSNEITCTPNPPSSQTTGNPVTVTVSIPFSKVSWLPTPLYLGSTTLSATSVMRREGVQ
- a CDS encoding prepilin peptidase: MHDNHFLANFLEHWPAWLVAFTLVVAAVIDGWQLRVPNWLTFPMILSGWVFGAVTAGWAGIGESLLGTAVGLALLLPAYAIGGMGAGDVKLLAGVGAWVGATTTFYAFCVSALIGGAIALAMVLLQHKWKHHQNQFLKIIGEVVTIGNPNDLATIAAQRKSSMLLLPYGIPIAIGTIVYFFWAGLLI
- a CDS encoding Flp family type IVb pilin, translating into MLLLAAKIRRFFVSEEGPTAVEYAVMLALIVVVCLAAVRTIGTNAKTTFTTIANSLASGS
- a CDS encoding Flp family type IVb pilin, with the translated sequence MSNTLNKIRRFLASEDGPTAVEYAVMLALIVIVCLAAIGNIGTNAKTTFTTIANSLASGS